The sequence AGGCAATGGTGCCTCGACAATTGGATACCTGAAAGTCCTTGATGGAGCATCAAAGAAACTCGATGGGACAGCTTCGGATTTCATTCTTATCGGCAATGGTTCTGGATCTGAAGGCATTCTTCTCATCGATAGCGGTTCTAGCCTGTCCACCGGGTTCTATCAAAATATCGGTCTGGGAACTCAGGGAGCTGGTCCATTAACCGGCAACCTGATCATACAGCCAACCTCTACGGTCGGGTTATCGCGGGTATTTATTCGACCAGTACAAGGAATTTCACGGTTGCAGGCGGGTCCCAGGTCAACCTTTATGACGGAATGGTACTGGGTCAGGAGGCCAACTCCATCGGAACGGCCACATTCAGTGGCGAGGGAACCGTCGTAACCCTGATTGGTGCAACGAGCATTGGCAGTCGCGGAACGGGCACCATGAGCATCTTCGATGACGCAACGGTCAAAACAGAAAACATCGACACCATCACGGTTGGTGAATTTCCGACCCCTCCTTCACCATATGAATGGCAGGGACACGGGACTGGAACAATCTCGATCGGCGGCATCTATGATGCGACCTCGGCAGATCAAGATGCCCGCGCGTCGGGAACACTCAACGCCAGCTATATCGCATTTGGTGAGGGTGAAAGACATCTTCAGTTCAACATCACCGACAAAGACCTCTATACCTTCAAGACAGGGGTCAAAGGCGCTGGCGATATCACAGTCTATAATGGTGATATCAGCCTGACAGGCGATTACTCCCAATACACAGGCGATGTGACCGTTAGAAATGGCTTGCTTTCCGTTGATACAGCCAGTTTCAAGTCGAGTGCGATAACCGTCGACAAAAACGGATCCCTACGCGTCAACGGATCAGTGACTGGCGCCGCAAACACCGTGACGCTCAATGGTGGTTCCCTCGTCAACAATGGCACGATTTCAGGTAGTGACTACGGCGCCGTGCTGTCTTCAACAGGCAGCCAGATTACCAACGCAGGGAAGATTTCCGGTGGAACCGGTGCAATCTTTTACGCAACTGGCGGCAATAGTCTCTCGGTGATGGAAACAGCCACTTTCGGCAATTTGGTCGACTTCAACAACACAACCGGCAACTCCACCATCTTCGGAACAGGCAGCTATTCTGTCGATGTTGCAAACTATTCGACCGCTGGCAACCAGGTCACGCTCAGCAATTCGCGCCAGACCGTTGTCTATGACAGTGTTGCGACCAGCGGCACAATGTCCGTGGTTGATACAGGGGCTGCAATGACCATGAGTTCTGCGGTCAAGTCACTCAATGGGTCCATTGGATCGACTGTAGATGATGTGCTGGCTGTCAACGTTCAACGCAACACTCCTGTCTATG is a genomic window of uncultured Cohaesibacter sp. containing:
- a CDS encoding autotransporter domain-containing protein, producing the protein MVLGQEANSIGTATFSGEGTVVTLIGATSIGSRGTGTMSIFDDATVKTENIDTITVGEFPTPPSPYEWQGHGTGTISIGGIYDATSADQDARASGTLNASYIAFGEGERHLQFNITDKDLYTFKTGVKGAGDITVYNGDISLTGDYSQYTGDVTVRNGLLSVDTASFKSSAITVDKNGSLRVNGSVTGAANTVTLNGGSLVNNGTISGSDYGAVLSSTGSQITNAGKISGGTGAIFYATGGNSLSVMETATFGNLVDFNNTTGNSTIFGTGSYSVDVANYSTAGNQVTLSNSRQTVVYDSVATSGTMSVVDTGAAMTMSSAVKSLNGSIGSTVDDVLAVNVQRNTPVYDTPNSDKALGYAAAKDDSEGEKAIATLVGDDLAVDPFGNLFWLRAFAGRSFDDFSDIRTRHGGFAFGMDHLFDETRLGAMGGYSKMKNWTDDGGSETSGDIYFGGAYLRQPISGFTFDASVVAGGINTHSERQVNAGTETAQGRFDGWFISPEVALSKAYGLPLDWTLTPKGSISYTHAFFEGYDESGSSMNVSYANRASDAVEGSVEVKLSRQYTFDGGQVATIALSGALVDTYNLSGSTLNASIAGTDFSDSTLSGRNQLGARLGLYGQLDFNSQMSLYAGAKMSRYTDDSWDYSGNMGFKVRF